From Anopheles funestus chromosome 3RL, idAnoFuneDA-416_04, whole genome shotgun sequence, a single genomic window includes:
- the LOC125772067 gene encoding probable zinc transporter protein DDB_G0282067 → MAFLFKTVACLALLSVAACEYGGEEEHHGHHSVGYSYAKFSGPVSGPAHEIHVEDKHGHGHKIDYVAKPDYVFEYGVEDPKSKVSQSRKEHRHEDELHGEYSLHQPDGKLRTVKYSSNKHSGFQAEVLIDGKPLHEEELAKLAHEAAAQSAHGAQLHQHQHQFHHQHQDEPKAYGGAEQQTYGGESSYGIGAEGGEEGAQEEYYH, encoded by the exons ATGGCTTTTCTATTCAAG ACCGTTGCCTGCTTGGCGCTGCTGTCAGTCGCTGCCTGTGAGTATGGCGGTGAGGAGGAGCACCACGGACACCATAGCGTGGGATATTCGTACGCCAAGTTCAGTGGACCGGTTAGTGGACCGGCGCACGAGATCCACGTCGAGGACAAGCACGGCCACGGGCACAAGATTGACTATGTCGCGAAGCCGGACTATGTGTTCGAGTACGGTGTGGAGGACCCGAAAAGCAAGGTCTCCCAGAGCCGCAAGGAGCACCGGCACGAGGATGAGCTGCACGGCGAGTATAGTCTGCATCAGCCCGACGGCAAGCTGCGCACGGTCAAGTACAGCTCGAACAAGCACAGCGGATTCCAGGCTGAAGTGTTGATCGATGGAAAGCCGCTGCACGAGGAGGAGCTGGCCAAGCTGGCACATGAGGCCGCCGCCCAGAGCGCGCACGGTGCCCAGCTGCACCAGCATCAGCACCAGTTCCACCATCAGCACCAGGACGAGCCCAAGGCGTACGGTGGCGCCGAACAGCAGACCTACGGTGGTGAATCGTCCTACGGTATCGGTGCCGAGGGTGGTGAGGAGGGAGCGCAGGAAGAATACTACCACTAG
- the LOC125772040 gene encoding intraflagellar transport protein 88 homolog, with the protein MGSNFDDDIYGGFSGVTNKLFNYDAKEDQAFQNAVRTSSYGKKATTPKFFWNGDKLGSAEPATAMARPSTAIRPVGYSSHNSKLFDPLNQAAKKIVVMENKKEETPEQRYKNLETKIYSLLEESIVASTGSKPDMATSLAKAKEASSLDRTLLRMRDQDGGTYTHNFDLTFFVLFNLANVYAKNEMYIEALNTYTLMTKNKMFPNVNRLKINMGNIYFQLGLYTKAIKMYRMALDQVPGNQKELRLKITHNIGILFIKMGQYSDAATSFEFIMSEKGDLKTGLHLILCYYALGDVEKIKHAFQLLLDIQIDYNEEEKVFQANSNPSYEYINELIKSDELHSYERKLRHLAEKNILISANLISTIIDDYFNDGYSWCVETIKNSYFSSLATDLELKKAVIYLKQDDFQQAIDTLKYFEKKESNIAINAAINLSFIYILKKDVAAAENYAEAAKKIDSYCPAAFINSGVCFFMKTDYESAKLMFTSALDIDSTSFEALYNMGLIFKKLGDHNSALLYFRKIISSLGHEQHPEVLYQIASLYDLLGDVGTALEYYLQLLSLVQQDNRIIQKIGELYEADGERQQAYHYHHESYRIYPIEATVVNWLCSHYIELQVVEKAIGFYEKAVLRNPLDPYYLLRIAGCYRRIGNQQRSMALFRMIHEIYPENTDCLRALMHLAQSQGNGELYERYSGELQKLEKQKEVRQRIGTSRPTNSGSSRMSSGDYSVRSAGHEGYQPPATGTGSGHSSAGLPSKSADVSPDYSNNFTPHAGYGYSDPLGPPQERPRTGVRKNLTFDDDSDEEINTIDLLPA; encoded by the exons atgggtTCCAATTTTGATGACGATATTTACGGTGGATTCAGCGGAGTGACGAACAAACTCTTCAACTACGACGCCAAGGAGGATCAGGCATTTCAGAATGCCGTCCGTACGTCCAGCTATGGGAAGAAAGCTACCACACCAAAGTTCTTCTGGAATGGAGACAAACTCGGTTCGGCAGAACCGGCAACCGCTATGGCACGGCCCTCGACCGCTATCCGGCCGGTGGGCTATTCGTCACACAATTCCAAGCTGTTCGATCCACTGAACCAGGCGGCAAAGAAAATAGTGGTAATGGagaacaaaaaggaagaaacgcCCGAGCAGCGGTACAAGAATCTTGAGACGAAAATTTACTCCCTGCTGGAAGAATCGATCGTTGCCAGCACGGGATCGAAACCGGACATGGCGACAAGTTTGGCGAAGGCAAAGGAAGCGTCCTCGCTCGATCGTACCCTACTACGGATGCGAGATCAGGACGGGGGAACGTACACGCACAACTTCGATCTGACCTTCTTCGTGCTGTTTAATTTGGCCAACGTGTACGCGAAGAACGAGATGTACATTGAGGCACTCAACACGTACACGCTGATGACGAAGAACAAAATGTTTCCCAACGTGAACCGGCTCAAGATCAACATGGGCAACATTTACTTTCAGCTTGGTCTGTACACGAAAGCGATCAAAATGTACCGGATGGCGTTGGATCAGGTGCCTGGCAATCAGAAGGAGTTACGGTTGAAGATCACACACAACATAGGCATCTTGTTCATCAAGATGGGCCAGTACTCAGATGCAGCCACAAGCTTTGAGTTTATTATGTCGGAAAAGGGTGATCTCAAGACGGGTTTGCACTTGATATTGTGCTACTATGCGCTAGGTGATGTGGAGAAGATTAAGCATGCATTCCAGCTGCTGCTGGACATCCAGATTGACTACAACGAGGAGGAGAAAGTGTTCCAAGCGAAT tcCAACCCTTCATACGAGTACATTAACGAGCTGATCAAATCGGACGAGCTACACAGCTACGAGCGGAAATTGCGTCACTTGGCGGAGAAGAACATTCTCATCTCGGCAAACTTAATTTCGACGATCATCGACGATTACTTTAACGATGGATACAGCTGGTgtgtggaaacgattaagaaTTCGTACTTCTCATCATTGGCAACCGATCTGGAGCTGAAGAAAGCGGTCATATACTTAAAACAGGACGACTTCCAACAGGCAATCGATACGCTAAAGTATTTCGAGAAGAAGGAATCCAACATTGCGATCAACGCGGCAATTAACTTGAGCTTTATTTACATACTA AAAAAGGATGTCGCTGCGGCCGAAAACTACGCTGAGGCTGCTAAAAAGATTGATAGCTATTGCCCGGCGGCTTTCATCAATAGTGGCGTTTGCTTCTTCATGAAGACCGACTATGAGTCGGCAAAGCTGATGTTCACCAGTGCGCTCGATATCGATTCAACCTCGTTCGAGGCACTGTACAACATGGGGCTGATCTTCAAGAAGCTTGGTGATCATAACAGTGCGTTGTTGTATTTCCGTAAGATCATTTCGAGCCTGGGGCACGAGCAACATCCGGAGGTGTTGTACCAGATCGCCAGCCTGTACGATCTGCTCGGAGATGTCGGTACGGCTCTGGAGTACTATCTGCAGCTGCTCAGTCTGGTGCAGCAGGACAATCGAATCATCCAGAAAATTGGAGAACTGTACGAGGCGGACGGTGAGCGGCAGCAGGCGTACCACTATCATCATGAATCGTACCGCATCTATCCGATAGAGGCAACCGTCGTTAACTGGCTCTGTTCGCACTATATCGAACTGCAGGTGGTGGAGAAAGCGATTGGCTTCTACGAGAAAGCGGTCCTACGCAACCCGCTCGATCCGTACTACCTGTTACGGATTGCTGGCTGTTACAGACGGATCGGTAATCAGCAACGATCGATGGCGCTGTTTCGTATGATTCATGAGATATATCCGGAGAATACGGATTGTTTGCGGGCGTTGATGCATCTTGCACAATCGCAAGGCAATGGCGAACTCTACGAACGGTACAGCGGCGAGTTGCAGAAGCTTGAAAAACAGAAGGAAGTACGCCAACGGATCGGTACCAGTAGACCGACGAATTCTGGAA GTTCACGAATGTCTAGCGGTGACTACAGCGTACGTTCGGCCGGCCATGAAGGGTATCAGCCACCTGCAACGGGCACCGGTTCTGGTCACTCGTCTGCCGGATTGCCATCCAAAAGTGCCGATGTATCGCCAGATTATAGCAACAACTTCACTCCTCACGCCGGTTATGGTTATTCCGATCCACTAGGCCCACCGCAGGAACGACCACGTACGGGTGTACGTAAGAATCTTACTTTTGACGATGATTCGGATGAGGAAATTAACACCATCGATTTATTGCCCGCATAA
- the LOC125772047 gene encoding uncharacterized protein LOC125772047 gives MSAPKHHTRAAAKSVPAQSQIENSVVRITPKLRNITNTIKMSTGDESPAKKKKKSDPNPIQQCRQPSEPEVIAFDKLRFVLGRHYFDVCQRLGLDYVPSCVRNIAECAQRHVCKRSKRTRCVGLIRQTSTHDQIREFRPDQFIEFLNQAIMRQEFIGAELFVAGLQLMLTLNQPSVELELEYGVVDIVIGTGEVLEKCLKYFPPCRWDLRPAYQCIVFGQLDAQCFEQCDQREGLLRNVLHLIEHYIETESELVNRPCTRKRPTKRGQTFEDDEMVSYNYISWMLANRLRYDFNKLSRAERFERLFAVLQVLVKLLEMDFAMWILRNPTKTQQNLCNPSRSPLVAQLVWNGDYGSVNLFIKKLFQIFINMNALHYPTDDIGVISRLLSIVTVAVNLCEFQHSEGQIQYPCVKDNSLHYARQLWKMLESSGYFSIPLCLSTIRNLRSPFLRLQLAEHLFQKFNRSMNLRNVRSFFQQLLSRCWLDCATDEPDETFSSRGQSASIYPVLNTQHTRLKVSEMYQKQYVDLLLIGLRAYCDMHQLPAYFREIMIQPAPKTSSTTDDIVPVAPSSTTECSPDARIVPQIILDERMIFQGVAMSGELVLEYRDDIKYLLLIEQQLKALESTEDKTLFREWMIFLSEVDPSLSIH, from the exons ATGTCTGCCCCAAAGCACCACACACGAGCCGCTGCAAAATCTGTCCCAGCACAATCGCAAATTGAAAATTCCGTGGTGCGCATAACACCGAAACTGCGAAACATTACCAACACGATCAAAATGTCAACCGGAGATGAATCGCctgcaaaaaagaagaaaaaatccgaCCCTAACCCCATCCAGCAATGTAGGCAACCGTCCGAGCCGGAAGTAATTGCGTTCGATAAGTTGCGTTTCGTGCTGGGCAGACATTATTTCGATGTTTGTCAACGTTTGGGGCTCGATTATGTGCCCAGCTGTGTGCGAAATATTGCCGAATGTGCTCAGCGGCACGTCTGTAAGCGCAGCAAACGTACCAGATGTGTTGGGCTGATACGACAGACAAGTACGCACGACCAAATCCGGGAGTTCCGTCCGGATCAATTTATTGAATTCCTAAACCAGGCTATCATGCGCCAGGAGTTCATTGGTGCCGAGCTGTTTGTTGCCGGTTTACAGCTAATGCTCACATTGAACCAACCTTCGGTTGAACTCGAGTTGGAGTATGGTGTCGTAGACATTGTAATCGGAACGGGTGAAGTGTTGGAAAAGTGTCTAAAATACTTTCCACCCTGTCGGTGGGATTTACGGCCCGCCTATCAGTGCATCGTGTTTGGCCAGCTCGATGCACAGTGCTTCGAGCAGTGCGATCAGCGGGAAGGTTTGCTTCGTAACGTGCTTCATCTGATCGAGCATTACATCGAAACGGAATCGGAACTGGTTAATCGTCCGTGCACAAGAAAACGACCCACCAAACGTGGCCAAACATTCGAAGACGATGAGATGGTTTCGTACAACTATATCTCCTGGATGCTGGCCAACAGATTGCGCTACGATTTCAACAAGTTGTCGCGTGCGGAGCGGTTCGAACGATTGTTTGCGGTACTGCAAGTATTAGTCAAGCTGCTGGAGATGGATTTTGCCATGTGGATTCTTCG CAATCCGACCAAAACGCAGCAAAACCTTTGCAATCCGTCACGCAGCCCACTGGTGGCACAGCTCGTCTGGAACGGTGACTACGGCAGTGTTAATCTGTTCATCAAAAAGCTTTtccaaatatttatcaatatgaATGCGCTGCATTATCCGACAGATGACATCGGCGTGATTTCG CGCCTGTTGAGCATTGTCACGGTAGCCGTAAATCTGTGTGAATTCCAGCACAGCGAGGGACAGATACAGTACCCGTGTGTAAAAGACAACAGTCTTCATTACGCCCGACAGCTGTGGAAAATGCTGGAATCGTCCGGATACTTTAGCATTCCTTTATGTCTCAGCACAATACGTAACCTTCGATCGCCTTTCCTACGGCTGCAACTTGCGGAACATTTGTTCCAAAAGTTTAATCGCAGTATGAACCTTCGCAACGTGCGCAGTTTCTTCCAACAGCTGCTCAGCCGTTGCTGGTTAGATTGTGCGACGGATGAACCTGATGAAACCTTCAGCTCTCGTGGGCAATCAGCTTCTATTTATCCAGTGCTTAACACGCAACATACCCGTCTGAAAGTGTCTGAAATGTATCAGAAACAATACGTCGACCTACTGCTGATCGGTCTTCGTGCGTACTGTGATATGCATCAGTTACCGGCCTACTTCCGTGAGATTATGATACAGCCAGCCCCAAAAACGTCCTCTACCACCGACGATATAGTTCCGGTAGCCCCATCCAGCACGACAGAGTGTTCACCAGATGCACGAATTGTACCCCAGATCATTCTCGATGAACGGATGATTTTCCAAGGAGTGGCCATGAGTGGAGAATTAGTGTTGGAATACCGGGACGATATTAAGTACCTGCTGCTAATCGAACAGCAACTAAAGGCACTCGAATCAACGGaagataaaacattgtttCGGGAATGGATGATCTTCCTATCGGAAGTGGACCCATCGCTGTCGATACACTAA